Proteins from one Micromonospora sp. M71_S20 genomic window:
- a CDS encoding TetR/AcrR family transcriptional regulator: MTTQRRPHPAPAPLPGARPGRDPDRAIKRGPRRLSAEAVAATQRDRLFDGLVREVATKGYDNARVTDICHAAGVTRPAFYALFSGKEDAFLAAYRHGVAVLSQLMEDAYREAGPAWSDAARAALRTLLEVLASVPAFARMALVEVDAAGPDARRERDALLGSFRRFFADAGPGPTADVDRDALVSTVVGGIHATVRNRVAQGRATELPLLLPVLTYAATAPFLGTDGAARATRLARPADGPGTTAPCAPTGEAAPLP; encoded by the coding sequence GTGACCACGCAGCGCCGCCCGCATCCGGCGCCGGCGCCCCTGCCGGGCGCGCGCCCCGGCCGCGACCCCGATCGCGCGATCAAGCGTGGTCCGCGCCGACTCTCCGCCGAGGCGGTGGCCGCGACCCAGCGCGACCGCCTCTTCGACGGGCTCGTGCGGGAGGTGGCTACGAAGGGCTACGACAACGCCCGGGTCACCGACATCTGCCACGCCGCCGGGGTGACCCGGCCCGCCTTCTACGCCCTCTTCAGCGGCAAGGAGGACGCCTTCCTCGCCGCGTACCGGCACGGCGTCGCCGTGCTGTCGCAGCTCATGGAGGACGCCTACCGGGAGGCCGGACCGGCGTGGTCGGACGCCGCCCGCGCCGCACTGCGCACCCTGCTGGAGGTGCTGGCGAGCGTACCTGCCTTCGCCCGGATGGCACTCGTCGAAGTGGACGCGGCGGGCCCGGACGCCCGCCGGGAGCGCGACGCCCTGCTCGGCAGCTTCCGCCGGTTCTTCGCCGACGCCGGCCCCGGCCCGACGGCGGACGTGGACCGCGACGCGCTGGTGTCCACCGTGGTCGGTGGGATCCACGCCACCGTCCGCAACCGGGTGGCCCAGGGCCGGGCGACGGAGCTGCCCCTGCTGCTGCCGGTGCTCACCTACGCGGCCACCGCGCCCTTCCTCGGCACCGACGGCGCGGCCCGGGCGACGCGACTGGCACGCCCGGCCGACGGCCCGGGCACGACCGCGCCGTGCGCGCCGACCGGCGAGGCCGCCCCGCTCCCCTGA
- a CDS encoding DUF6230 family protein yields MSEQIAPIEPDPPRSGVRWRRFAATLGTVVAGAAGMVVLTAQGVLGAQFAISGMPFTVTADRLTGTGFEQFATIDNMIPDSPNQGDTGGQVLVMVSAIDKAELTNLCQSINLGGVYLKITAGGGGTPVTARTLVVDGDEVAGNASFKNINVGQDASTLDQVPGVRGNPGVFAQQSDTVIITNLRQNNYATTAAVFNLPDLRMAFTSDGC; encoded by the coding sequence ATGTCGGAGCAGATCGCACCGATCGAACCCGATCCGCCGCGCAGCGGCGTGCGCTGGCGCCGGTTCGCCGCCACGCTGGGCACCGTCGTGGCGGGTGCCGCCGGCATGGTCGTGCTGACCGCCCAGGGCGTGCTGGGCGCGCAGTTCGCCATCTCCGGCATGCCGTTCACCGTCACCGCCGACCGGCTCACGGGCACGGGCTTCGAGCAGTTCGCCACCATCGACAACATGATTCCGGACAGCCCCAACCAGGGCGACACCGGCGGGCAGGTCCTGGTGATGGTGTCGGCGATCGACAAGGCCGAGCTGACGAACCTCTGCCAGAGCATCAACCTGGGCGGCGTCTACCTGAAGATCACCGCGGGCGGCGGCGGAACACCGGTCACCGCCCGCACCCTGGTCGTCGACGGTGACGAGGTCGCCGGCAACGCCTCGTTCAAGAACATCAACGTCGGGCAGGACGCCAGCACCCTCGACCAGGTGCCCGGGGTGCGGGGCAACCCCGGTGTCTTCGCCCAGCAGTCGGACACGGTGATCATCACCAACCTGCGGCAGAACAACTACGCCACCACGGCGGCCGTGTTCAACCTGCCCGACCTGCGCATGGCGTTCACCTCCGACGGATGCTGA
- a CDS encoding Tat pathway signal sequence domain protein: MLRYGRIGVGLTTLALLAGLAAAPGSAAAPRSATPAPFANNVLTYPTPGGTAVAVNDVIRASLRTGTNATFYSSATGTTGVKCAASSFSATVLSNPAAPGTATESLTAQSFTNCTTNVIGTTGVQSVTVQNLPYATSVTSAGVVRISGTATAPIQSTVVLNSLLGAITCVYRTSTNSLTGTATNANNSITFTNQTLTKFSGPSLCFGTAYFSAAYSPVQDASKGNAPVYVN, encoded by the coding sequence ATGCTCAGGTACGGACGAATCGGCGTGGGCCTCACCACCCTCGCGCTGCTGGCCGGCCTCGCCGCCGCCCCGGGATCAGCCGCCGCTCCGCGCTCCGCCACCCCGGCACCGTTCGCCAACAACGTGCTGACCTACCCGACGCCGGGCGGCACCGCCGTCGCCGTCAACGACGTGATCCGGGCCAGCCTCAGGACCGGCACCAACGCCACCTTCTACTCCTCCGCCACCGGCACCACCGGCGTGAAGTGCGCCGCGTCCAGCTTCAGCGCCACGGTGCTGAGCAACCCGGCGGCCCCGGGCACCGCCACCGAGAGCCTGACCGCGCAGTCCTTCACCAACTGCACCACCAACGTGATCGGCACCACCGGCGTGCAGAGCGTGACCGTGCAGAACCTGCCGTACGCCACCTCGGTCACCAGCGCCGGCGTGGTCAGGATCAGCGGCACGGCGACGGCGCCGATCCAGAGCACCGTCGTGCTGAACTCGCTGCTCGGCGCGATCACCTGCGTCTACCGGACCAGCACCAACAGCCTGACCGGCACGGCGACCAACGCCAACAACTCGATCACCTTCACCAACCAGACGCTGACGAAGTTCTCCGGCCCGAGCCTCTGCTTCGGCACGGCGTACTTCTCCGCGGCGTACTCGCCCGTGCAGGACGCCAGCAAGGGGAACGCTCCCGTCTACGTCAACTGA
- a CDS encoding DUF6114 domain-containing protein, giving the protein MTAGEQHRVPAARRPGGRWRRWRRGRPFTAGVLIALGGTEMLVTLRAPLGVLLHVGPQGLAAYLVPAVLVLCGVLLVATPQQRVFYAVLSLLLGLVSWLTSNLGGFLVGMLLTLVGGALAFAWTPDKRPPPTDATGAPGAPDPAAEDESALLPRTRTAEDEDGSARLPGARTPDPTPADRG; this is encoded by the coding sequence GTGACCGCCGGAGAACAGCACCGGGTGCCGGCCGCCCGCCGACCCGGCGGGCGCTGGCGCCGCTGGCGGCGGGGCCGCCCGTTCACCGCCGGGGTGCTGATCGCGCTCGGCGGCACGGAGATGCTCGTGACCCTGCGCGCGCCGCTCGGGGTGCTGCTGCACGTCGGGCCGCAGGGGCTGGCCGCGTACCTGGTGCCGGCCGTCCTGGTGCTCTGCGGGGTGCTGCTGGTCGCCACTCCGCAGCAGCGGGTCTTCTACGCCGTGCTCTCGCTGCTGCTCGGGCTGGTCTCCTGGTTGACCTCGAACCTGGGCGGCTTCCTGGTCGGGATGCTGCTGACCCTGGTCGGCGGGGCGCTCGCCTTCGCCTGGACGCCCGACAAGCGGCCCCCGCCGACCGATGCCACCGGGGCGCCCGGCGCGCCGGACCCGGCGGCCGAGGACGAGAGCGCGCTGCTGCCGCGCACGCGCACGGCCGAGGACGAGGACGGCAGCGCGCGGCTGCCGGGCGCGCGCACGCCGGACCCGACGCCCGCCGACCGGGGCTGA